A stretch of the Lactuca sativa cultivar Salinas chromosome 9, Lsat_Salinas_v11, whole genome shotgun sequence genome encodes the following:
- the LOC111892973 gene encoding uncharacterized protein LOC111892973 has product MDEDFVRDSRKGKAKLEEEEEDPDPNPNQNPDSLLTLPIPKSYSNFEEDVVYLKIVGPQRNYEEVTIDTPEEVKKIQFRFRNKEFNRILGIDDERIINIQSVSGATIGILSDTAAKIHRHLYLELLGTADEIKIAELLITDVITEGYVKPFVPRALMPTHICHHATPILFTQVIPFLGFSDSNLLKMESKSNTWIEVDTYPPDEERIMERMVNIYGQGLDVTKAIMMIDSWVSEFETKFRVKSEVVIEEVESDEESEKMEEDEKQKDCEEDDYGMKEGDDEVGN; this is encoded by the exons ATGGATGAAGATTTTGTAAGGGACTCACGAAAGGGGAAGGcaaagcttgaagaagaagaagaagatccagatccaaatccaaatcaaaatccagACTCTCTACTGACTTTACCTATACCGAAAAGCTATAGCAATTTTGAGGAAGATGTCGTTTATCTGAAAATTGTTG GTCCTCAAAGAAACTATGAAGAAGTTACAATCGATACTCCAGAAGAAGTGAAGAAGATACAGTTTAGGTTTCGTAACAAAGAA TTTAACAGGATTCTTGGGATAGACGATGAGAGGATAATCAACATTCAAAGTGTCTCAGGAGCCACAATTGGGATTCTATCTGATACTGCAGCCAAGATTCATCGCCACTTATATCTAGAACTACTGGGTACTGCTGACGAAATCAAAATTGCTGAACTCCTCATTACAGATGTAATCACAGAG GGTTATGTAAAGCCATTTGTCCCAAGAGCTTTAATGCCAACACATATCTGTCATCATGCAACACCTATTCTTTTTACCCAAGTTATACCTTTCTTGGGCTTCAGTGACAGCAATCTTTTGAAAATGGAATCAAAATCCAATACTTGGATAGAG gtgGATACATATCCTCCTGATGAAGAGAGAATCATGGAGAGAATGGTCAACATATATGGCCAAGGGCTGGATGTTACTAAAGCGATCATGATGATTGACAGTTGGGTTTCTGAG TTTGAAACAAAATTTAGAGTGAAAAGTGAAGTTGTTATTGAAGAAGTTGAATCTGATGAAGAATCTGAGAAGATGGAGGAAGATGAAAAACAGAAAGATTGTGAAGAAGATGATTATGGAATGAAAGAAGGTGATGATGAAGTGGGAAATTAA